Within the Nitrospirota bacterium genome, the region CTCAGCCCTTCCCAAATCCTCCTGGGTGAAAATCAACCAGATCCGGACCCTTTCAATTGAAAGAATTGAAAAGAAAATAGGTCATATTCAAGAAACTGAACTATCAAAAATCATTGAAGGTCTTTTTGAATTAGTCGGCTAAATGAATTAAGTGATTTTATTGCAAAACCCATAGGACCACTTTTGGATGTAATTCTCCGACGGCTTTTTTGGCAATGAAAAGAATAAGAAAATCGAGTCCTTCCTGAAATCCACAAGCTTGGGCTGTCCGGTCCAATACACGATTATAAATGGAATTCAACGCTCGAAGTTTTATGGGTAGAGCTACTCTTTCCTATACAATTCCAAGAGAAAAGAGTAAAATATTAAACATCGTTGAGCTCTGTCGCAGAGGCATTTTAAAGCAGGCGGAGACTCCAATTACGGTGATCATGATATTATTCGATCGTGTGTTTAATAGATGGAATTTGAGTGGGATGAAAAAAAGGCTACGACGAACGAAAGGAAACACGATATATCGTTCCATGAAGCCGCAACAATTGACCCGGAATGAAAGGAAAATTTATGAAGAAGGTTAAAGGCGAAGAACTTCGCACAGAGTACTTGCGAAAAGATCTTGGGAAGGGTATTCGAGGAAAATATTTGAAGGCATATCGATCTGGAACTAATCTTGTGTTACTTAAACCAGAAGTAGCCTCGGTTTTTCCAACAGAGCAGGCAGTAAACGAGGCTCTTAGCTCTCTTATTAATGTTGCGCAACACGCAGTAGTTCTAAAAAAGCATCCTACCAAAAGAGCAAAAGCAGCTCGCAGTTGAAACCTGTTTTTCCCATTGGTCGTAAATTACAACAAAGCTGAAAGTCTCAAGATATCGGCAATAATTTAGGTGCCGAGTACAATTGGAAATAGAGAACATCTTCTCCCAAGAATGGTGCTTCAACCATATCCAAGTGGGTTTTAGAAAGCAATAATATGAAAAAATCATTGTAACTACTCAGGAGTGTCAGGGAGGAAAAAGCATTTCAGGCAAGTACGGTTGACCTGTCAGGGACTGGGAAATGGATTGCAAGAGGTTCCAGCCGTTTTTACGAGCTGTGGATAGGTAGCTTCTGATGCGGGCAAAGCACATAAAAGTCTATGCTTCAGGGGAGTCCAGTTACAAACTCAAAGTTACATTTAAAGATGGAAACACATTAGAAGGAGGGGGTGGCTATGTAGAATCAGGCTATAAAGTAACGGAGCGAATAAAAGACAATAAAATTGAAACAGATATAAACTTACACTACTAATTTAATTTGCATCCTCATAAATCAATTACGTAATCCGATTACCAAGAGGTCTATTTCTCAAAACATTCAATGTAGTCAGTAGAGCGAATAGTTTCTTCCTCCTACCTACAGATATCTATTTTTAAAAAATCCTGCCCGTTATTGTACTGGATTATTTTAGTAATCCTTAATTTGCTGATTTTCAATTTTTAAGGACTGGTAGGTGAAAGCTTCGGAACATGGGATCAGTGATTTTTTGCAGACTAAGGCTTCCGATCCTTTCTAGGTCAATTGAGGATAGGTCACCTTGAGTGGTACGGCATGCGTTTCTTGATAATGTACTTTTTCTACTCGTCTCAACGCTCGTGTTTTGCGGATTTTACAGTCGGTTACGGCGGTCGAGGTTCCGGTAACCAATGGCTTCGGAAACGTGGTGAGTTTGAATCTTTTCTTGTTTATCCAGGTCGGCGATGGTGCGGGAGACTTTTAAAATCCGGTTATAAGCCCTGGCGGACAATCCCAGTTTTTCCATGGCTGTTTCGATCAGTTGCCGGGAAGCCGCGTCCAGCTCGCAATATTTCTTAAAATGCCTGGGTTTCAGCTGGGAATTGCAGAAAAATCCCTCTTTTTGGTAACGTTCTTTTTGAAGTTCTCTCGCGGCGAAAACCCGGCTCCGGATTTCTTTTGAACTTTCTTTTGCCCGGTCATTTGACAACTCCTTAAACCTGACTGCGGGCACTTCAATGTGAATATCGATTCGGTCAAGAAGGGGGCCTGAAACCCGGCTTCGGTAACGTTGAATCTGGATCGGGGTGCAAATACAGGGGTGCAGCCGGTCCCCCAGGTGGCCGCATTGACAGGGGTTCATAGCGGCAATCAGCATAAACCTCGCCGGATAGGCCAGGGAGGCAGCGGCGCGGGAGATGATGACCTGTCCCTCCTCCAGGGGTTGCCGAAGAACCTCCAGAACATTCCTTTTAAATTCCGGGAGTTCGTCCAGGAAAAGGATCCCGTTGTGGGCCAGACTGACCTCGCCGGGTTTTGGGACCTGTCCTCCACCGATCAGGCCGGCATCTGAAATGGTGTGATGAGGCGATCGAAAAGGACGGTGAATCAACAGGGGCTGGCTTTGAAGAATAAGCCCGGCAATGCTATGAATCCGCGTGGATTCTAGCGCCTCCTCGAAATGGAGGTGAGGAAGAATTCCGGGAATACGTTTGGCCAGCATCGTTTTTCCTGACCCGGGGGGCCCGACCATTAAAACATTATGAGACCCGGCCGCTGAAATTTCCAAAGCCCGTTTGGCAGATTCCTGACCTTTGACATCGATAAAGTCGTCAACCTCATGCTCCTGGTTTAAAAATAAGGAAAGGGGGTCAATTTGAAGGGGCGTTATTTTTTGATTCCCAAGAAGAAATTCTACCACTTCCGGAATGGTGTGAACGCCGAAAACATCAATACCGGAAACAACTGCGGCTTCTCTGGCGTTATCAATGGGAAGAATCAACCCTTTGAATTTCGCCTCTCTCGCCAGAAGGGCAATGGATAAAGCGCCTCGAATGGGCTTAATATTTCCGTCCAGAGAAACCTCGCCGACAATCAGATAATCTTTAATGACCTGAAGAGGAATCAGGCTGTCACTGGTCAGAATTCCAATGGCAATCGGCAGATCAAAAGCCGACCCTTCTTTTTTAAGGTCTGCCGGGGCCAGATTAATCGTGATTTTCTTGACGGGAAAATTAAACCCGGTATTTTTTAGCGCGGCACGGACGCGGTCTTTACTTTCTTTTACGGCGGCATCGGGCAAACCGACAATTGAAAAATTGGGGAGACCTTGGGAAAGATCGACCTCCACCTCAACGAGAAAGGCTTCCAGGCCGAATACTGCGCTGCTTAAGACCTTAGAAATCACGGGAGAGTCCTGTATAAAATTAAATTAAAAAGTACTATATGCCAGCGTGGCATGAAAGTCAATTTGGGATTAAGTGGATCGGAGGGCCTGAACAATATTCCTTCGGGCTGCCTGAACGGCCGGGAGCACGCCTCCCGCAAACCCCATCATAAGGGTAAAAAGGAAAGAAGCCAAAAAAATTGAGGGTGACAGGGAGAAAGAAAAAGCGATTTCAGAAAAGGTGGCAAAATTTGTTGTCGATACGGTGAGGGTTTGAAGGAAAGAAGCAAAAAAGAGCCCGGCTCCGCCTCCCACCAGGGAAAGAAAAAGAGATTCCATTAAAAATGCGGTGAGAATATGTCGTCGTCGAAAACCCAGCGCGCGCAAAGTTCCGATTTCAACGGTCCGGTTTGAGACTGAAGCATACATGGTAATCATCGCGCCGATGGTTGCGCCGAGACTGAAGATAACCGTTACGAAAATCCCGAGAATTCGGATAAACATCGCCAGAACTTTTGACTGCTTGGTGTAATATTCCTTCTCCCGTTCTGCCGTAACGGTCAGTCTGGGGTCGGCTTCGAGCCGGGTCTTGAGCGATGAAAAATCGTTTGGATTTTTGAGCTGGAGCGTGACAGAGGAGAAAATCGTCCGTTTGAAAGCCTGCATCAACTGTTCCGCATCGATCCAAATTTCCGATTCAAAGGCCGCCCCGCCGGATTCAAACAGACCGACAACGGTCCAGTCTCTCATGGCAACATGAATGCTTTCTCCGAGACCAATCCCTTGAAATCGTTTGGCTACAGAAGTCCCGACGATGATTTCCGATGAGCCTGGTTGCCAGAACCTCCCTTTTATCAATTTAACCTGGGACCGGAGGGGAATGGATTCCGGCAAAACTCCCCTCAGCTCAACGTTAGAAGGCCTGTTGGTGGCCCTTTTTGGGAGATTAATCAAAACGAGAACCTCTCCGGTCACCAAAGCCTTGCCGTCGGGCCCGGTCGAGATTTCGGGCTGGCTTTTCAGAATATTGACCTGATCGCGGGTAATCATACTCTGGACCTCGGAGTCCGAGCCTTTCCGGAGAATAATGGCATTCTGATCGGATCCCGTCGAAACCAGGGTCTTTTCCAGGCCGTTAGCCAGCATTAAAACCGCCGAAAAAACGAACACCACCAGGGCCATGCCGCCCGCTGTTAAAAGGGTGGTCATCCGGCGGATCCAGAGGTTTCTAAAACTATAACTCAAGGGGATCATATTTCCTTATCCGATCCTCCGTAGTCCGTCAGCAATTTTCAAGGTAATAGCCCGCCAAATCGGAAAGATGGCGGCGCCAAAGGCGACGCCGACTGCCGTCAACAGGCAGG harbors:
- a CDS encoding ABC transporter permease, which translates into the protein MIPLSYSFRNLWIRRMTTLLTAGGMALVVFVFSAVLMLANGLEKTLVSTGSDQNAIILRKGSDSEVQSMITRDQVNILKSQPEISTGPDGKALVTGEVLVLINLPKRATNRPSNVELRGVLPESIPLRSQVKLIKGRFWQPGSSEIIVGTSVAKRFQGIGLGESIHVAMRDWTVVGLFESGGAAFESEIWIDAEQLMQAFKRTIFSSVTLQLKNPNDFSSLKTRLEADPRLTVTAEREKEYYTKQSKVLAMFIRILGIFVTVIFSLGATIGAMITMYASVSNRTVEIGTLRALGFRRRHILTAFLMESLFLSLVGGGAGLFFASFLQTLTVSTTNFATFSEIAFSFSLSPSIFLASFLFTLMMGFAGGVLPAVQAARRNIVQALRST
- a CDS encoding YifB family Mg chelatase-like AAA ATPase; translation: MISKVLSSAVFGLEAFLVEVEVDLSQGLPNFSIVGLPDAAVKESKDRVRAALKNTGFNFPVKKITINLAPADLKKEGSAFDLPIAIGILTSDSLIPLQVIKDYLIVGEVSLDGNIKPIRGALSIALLAREAKFKGLILPIDNAREAAVVSGIDVFGVHTIPEVVEFLLGNQKITPLQIDPLSLFLNQEHEVDDFIDVKGQESAKRALEISAAGSHNVLMVGPPGSGKTMLAKRIPGILPHLHFEEALESTRIHSIAGLILQSQPLLIHRPFRSPHHTISDAGLIGGGQVPKPGEVSLAHNGILFLDELPEFKRNVLEVLRQPLEEGQVIISRAAASLAYPARFMLIAAMNPCQCGHLGDRLHPCICTPIQIQRYRSRVSGPLLDRIDIHIEVPAVRFKELSNDRAKESSKEIRSRVFAARELQKERYQKEGFFCNSQLKPRHFKKYCELDAASRQLIETAMEKLGLSARAYNRILKVSRTIADLDKQEKIQTHHVSEAIGYRNLDRRNRL